Proteins from one Panicum virgatum strain AP13 chromosome 7K, P.virgatum_v5, whole genome shotgun sequence genomic window:
- the LOC120642739 gene encoding copper-transporting ATPase HMA5-like, which produces MRPGLNQITLSPNNNFANQIKENQTQKRSPIRRHRTARAVKMAASSRALFLSCFHGGGAEVSRHLALRPRYPSMPRRPRTAAVTGDASEGGGSGGDLEAAKGAAEEEKVAVFAVTGMTCAACAGSVEKAVKRLPGIHDAAVDVLGGRVQVVFYPAFVSEEKIREAIEDVGFEAKLINEEVREKNILVCRLHIKGMTCTSCTSTVESALQAFPGVQRASVALATEEAEIRYDRRIVAANQLIQAVEETGFEAVLITTGEDRSRIDLKIDGVLNERLIMILESSIQALPGVEDIKVDTELHKITISYKPDQTGPRDLIEVIESATSGDVTASIYPEAEGREHHRYGEIKRYKQSFLWSLIFTIPVFLTSMVFMYIPGLKDGLDKKVVNMMSIGELLRWILSTPVQFIIGRKFYTGAYKAMCHGSPNMDVLIALGTNTAYFYSVYSVLRAATSENYMSNDFFETSSMLISFILLGKYLEILAKGKTSEAIAKLMDLAPETATLLIHDHEGNVVGEKEIDSRLIQKNDVIKVVPGGKVASDGFVIRGQSHVNESMITGESRPVAKRKGDTVIGGTVNENGVLHVRATFVGSESALAQIVRLVESAQMAKAPVQKFADQISRVFVPLVIVLSVLTWLVWFLAGRFHGYPRSWIPSSMDSFQLALQFGISVMVIACPCALGLATPTAVMVATGVGASQGVLIKGGQALESAHKVDSIVFDKTGTLTIGKPVVVNTKLLKNMVLREFYDYVAAAEDNSEHPLAKAIVEHAKKLHSEENHIWPEARDFISVPGHGVKANINHKIVIVGNKSFMLSSSIDISLEAMEILTEEEEKAQTAIIVAMDQEVVGIISVSDPIKPNANDVISYLRSMNVESIMVTGDNWGTANAIGKEVGIEKIIAEAKPEQKAEKVKELQLSGKTVAMVGDGINDSPALVSADVGLAIGAGTDVAIEAADIVLMKSNLEDVVTAIDLSRKTFFRIRMNYVWALGYNIIGIPIAAGVLFPSFRVRLPPWVAGAAMAASSVSVVCWSLLLRYYKSPKTFAN; this is translated from the exons ATGCGGCCAGGTTTAAACCAAATCACTCTCTCCCCGAACAATAATTTCGCAAACCAAATTAAAGAGAACCAAACCCAAAAGCGATCTCCAATACGGAGGCATCGCACCGCACGGGCGGTAAAAATGGCGGCTAGCAGTCGAGCCCTCTTCCTCTCGTgcttccacggcggcggcgccgaggtgaGCCGCCACCTCGCGCTGCGGCCGCGGTACCCGTCCATGCCGCGGCGCCCTAGGACGGCTGCGGTCACCGGTGACGCGAGTGAAGGCGGAGGAAGCGGCGGCGACCTGGAGGCCGCgaagggggcggcggaggaggagaaggtggcTGTGTTCGCGGTGACCGGAATGACGTGCGCCGCGTGTGCGGGGTCGGTGGAGAAGGCCGTCAAGCGCCTCCCGGGCATCCacgacgccgccgtcgacgtcctCGGGGGCCGCGTGCAGGTCGTCTTCTACCCGGCCTTCGTCTCG GAGGAGAAAATTAGGGAAGCCATTGAGGATGTTGGTTTTGAAGCTAAGCTGATTAATGAGGAGGTCAGGGAAAAGAACATTCTAGTATGCAGACTGCATATAAAAGGAATGACCTGCACTTCTTGCACAAGTACAGTGGAATCTGCCTTGCAAGCTTTTCCTGGGGTTCAAAGAGCTTCAGTTGCATTGGCTACTGAAGAGGCAGAGATCCGTTATGATCGCAGGATTGTTGCTGCTAACCAACTTATCCAGGCAGTTGAAGAGACTGGATTTGAAGCAGTCCTGATCACTACAGGAGAAGATAGGAGCAGGATAGACCTCAAAATAGACGGTGTTCTCAATGAGAGGTTAATAATGATACTAGAAAGCTCTATCCAAGCTCTTCCTGGTGTGGAAGACATAAAAGTTGACACTGAACTCCATAAGATCACCATATCATACAAGCCTGACCAGACAGGACCCAGGGACCTCATTGAAGTCATTGAGTCAGCCACATCTGGTGATGTTACGGCATCAATATATCCAGAAGCAGAAGGAAGGGAGCATCACAGGTATGGGGAAATCAAGCGATACAAGCAATCTTTCTTGTGGAGCTTAATATTCACTATCCCAGTGTTTCTCACATCCATGGTATTCATGTACATTCCTGGGCTGAAGGATGGTCTTGACAAAAAGGTTGTCAACATGATGAGCATTGGTGAACTATTGCGGTGGATCTTGTCAACACCGGTCCAATTTATAATTGGCCGCAAGTTTTATACTGGTGCTTACAAGGCAATGTGCCATGGCTCGCCGAACATGGATGTTCTCATTGCTCTAGGGACAAACACTGCTTACTTTTACTCAGTTTACTCGGTTCTTCGAGCAGCTACCTCTGAGAATTACATGTCAAACGATTTTTTCGAGACAAGTTCCATGCTCATATCATTTATCCTCCTTGGGAAGTACCTTGAGATCTTGGCAAAAGGGAAGACCTCTGAGGCTATCGCCAAACTGATGGATCTTGCACCAGAAACTGCAACACTATTAATACATGACCATGAAGGGAATGTTGTAGGAGAGAAAGAGATTGACAGCAGATTGATTCAGAAAAATGATGTTATCAAAGTAGTGCCTGGTGGGAAAGTTGCTTCTGATGGCTTTGTTATACGGGGCCAAAGCCATGTGAATGAAAGTATGATCACTGGAGAATCAAGGCCCGTGGCAAAGAGGAAAGGTGACACCGTAATTGGAGGTACGGTCAATGAGAATGGTGTGCTCCATGTTCGGGCAACATTTGTTGGATCCGAGAGTGCACTGGCACAGATTGTGAGACTTGTAGAATCAGCGCAAATGGCAAAAGCTCCTGTCCAGAAGTTTGCTGATCAGATATCAAGAGTCTTTGTCCCACTG GTTATTGTACTCTCCGTGCTTACTTGGCTTGTGTGGTTCTTAGCTGGGAGATTCCATGGTTATCCTCGCTCATGGATACCATCTTCCATGGATAGCTTTCAACTTGCCCTTCAGTTTGGAATATCCGTTATGGTGATTGCTTGTCCTTGTGCCTTAGGGCTTGCAACTCCAACTGCGGTAATGGTTGCAACTGGAGTTGGCGCCTCACAAGGCGTTTTGATCAAGGGTGGGCAAGCTCTCGAGAGTGCACATAAG GTGGACAGCATCGTATTTGATAAAACGGGAACACTGACTATTGGGAAACCTGTTGTCGTCAATACCAAGCTTCTCAAAAACATGGTCTTGCGTGAATTCTATGATTATGTTGCTGCAGCAGAG GACAACAGTGAGCACCCACTGGCGAAGGCAATAGTGGAGCATGCCAAGAAGTTGCACTCAGAAGAAAACCACATCTGGCCTGAAGCAAGAGATTTTATATCAGTACCTGGACATGGTGTCAAGGCCAACATTAATCATAAGATTGTTATTGTGGGGAACAAGAGCTTTATGCTGTCATCAAGCATTGATATCTCATTGGAAGCTATGGAAATACTCacggaagaagaggagaaagCACAAACAGCCATTATTGTGGCTATGGATCAAGAAGTTGTGGGCATAATCTCTGTATCTGACCCTATAAAACCAAACGCCAATGACGTGATATCATACCTCAGATCCATGAACGTGGAGAGCATAATGGTGACTGGGGACAACTGGGGGACTGCTAATGCCATTGGCAAAGAGGTCGGCATAGAAAAGATCATTGCTGAAGCAAAACCAGAGCAGAAGGCTGAGAAGGTGAAGGAACTTCAG TTGTCTGGAAAAACCGTGGCAATGGTTGGTGATGGAATAAACGACTCCCCAGCACTTGTGTCAGCTGATGTAGGTCTGGCAATTGGTGCAGGAACAGATGTCGCCATTGAAGCGGCTGACATCGTCCTCATGAAGAGCAACTTGGAGGATGTGGTTACTGCTATCGATCTCTCCAGGAAGACATTCTTCCGCATTCGAATGAACTACGTCTGGGCTCTCGGCTACAACATCATTGGCATACCGATTGCTGCGGGGGTGCTCTTCCCATCATTCCGGGTCCGCCTGCCTCCATGGGTTGCCGGCGCTGCAATGGCGGCTTCATCTGTCAGTGTTGTCTGTTGGTCCCTGCTGCTGAGGTACTACAAAAGTCCAAAGACGTTTGCCAATTGA
- the LOC120642740 gene encoding copper-transporting ATPase HMA5-like, with the protein MGATTRALLLSCFHGGGGGGSEVSHRLALRPRYPSMPRRPKGAAVAGGGGGGEGGGGDLEAAGGAGSEMEEEKVAVFSVSGMTCAACAGSVEKAVKRLPGIHDAAVDVIGGRAQVVFYPAFVSENIITEAIEDVGFEAKLIDEEVMEKNILLCRLHIKGMACKYCTSTVEFVLQASPGVQRASVALATEEAEIRYDRRIVSASQLIQVVEETGFEAILITTGEDRSRIDLRMDGVLDERSIMIVKNSVQALPGVENIKLDAKLRKVTISYKPEQTGPRDLIEVIKSATSGLVNASIYLEADGRDQHRYVEIKQYRQSFLWSLIFTIPVFLTSMVFMYIPWLKAGLERKVFNMMSTGELLRWILSTPVQFVIGRKFYAGAYKAMCRGSPNMDVLIALGTNTAYFYSVYSVLRAATSVNYMSTDFFETSSMLISFILLGKYLEILAKGKTSEAIAKLMDLAPETAILLMYDQEGNVVGEKEIDSRLIQKNDVIKVVPGGKVASDGFVIWGQSHVNESMITGESRPVAKRKGDTVIGGTVNENGVLHIRATFVGSESALAQIVRLVESAQIAKAPVQKFADQISRVFVPLVILFSLLTWLAWFVAGRLHSYPNSWIPPSMDSFQLALQFGISVMVIACPCALGLATPTAVMVATGVGASQGVLIKGGQALESAQKVDCIVFDKTGTLTIGKPVVVDTRLLKNMVLREFYDYAAAAEINSEHPLAKAIVEHAKKLHPEENHIWPEARNFISVTGYGVKAEVSDKSVIVGNKSFMLSSDIDIPSETLEILMEEEERARTGIIVAMDREVVGIISVSDPIKPNAHEVISYLKSMNIESIMVTGDNWGTANAIGKEVGIQKIIAEAKPEQKAEMVKELQLSGRTVAMVGDGINDSPALVSADVGLAIGAGTDVAIEAADIVLMKSNLEDVITAIDLSRKTFFRIRMNYVWALGYNVIGIPIAAGVLFPSSRFRLPPWVAGAAMAASSVSVVCWSLLLRYYKSPKIVSS; encoded by the exons ATGGGGGCGACTACGCGAGCCCTGCTCCTCTCCTgcttccacggcggcggcggcggcggctccgaggTGAGCCACCGCCTCGCCCTGCGGCCGCGGTACCCGTCAATGCCGCGGCGGCCGAAGGGGGCGGCggttgctggcggcggcggcggcggcgaaggagggGGAGGCGATCTGGAGGCCGCGGGGGGTGCGGGGAGcgagatggaggaggagaaggtggcGGTGTTCTCCGTGTCCGGGATGACGTGCGCCGCGTGCGCGGGGTCGGTGGAGAAGGCCGTGAAGCGGCTCCCGGGCATCCacgacgccgccgtcgacgtcatCGGGGGCCGCGCGCAGGTCGTCTTCTACCCGGCCTTCGTCTCG GAGAACATAATTACAGAAGCCATCGAGGATGTTGGGTTTGAAGCTAAGTTGATTGATGAGGAAGTCATGGAAAAGAACATTCTACTATGCAGGCTACATATAAAAGGAATGGCCTGCAAGTATTGCACAAGCACAGTTGAATTTGTCTTGCAAGCTTCCCCTGGGGTTCAAAGAGCTTCAGTTGCACTGGCTACTGAAGAGGCAGAGATCCGTTATGATCGCAGGATTGTTTCTGCTAGCCAGCTAATCCAAGTAGTGGAAGAAACTGGCTTTGAAGCGATACTAATCACTACAGGAGAAGATCGTAGCAGGATAGACCTTAGAATGGATGGTGTTCTCGATGAGAGGTCGATAATGATCGTGAAAAACTCTGTACAGGCCCTTCCTGGTGTGGAAAACATTAAGCTCGATGCTAAATTACGCAAGGTCACCATCTCATACAAGCCTGAACAGACAGGTCCACGGGACCTCATCGAGGTCATCAAATCAGCTACATCTGGTCTTGTCAATGCATCAATATATCTGGAAGCAGATGGAAGGGACCAGCATAGGTATGTGGAAATTAAACAATACAGGCAGTCTTTTTTGTGGAGTTTAATATTCACCATTCCTGTTTTTCTCACCTCCATGGTGTTCATGTACATCCCTTGGTTGAAGGctggactggaaagaaaggttTTCAACATGATGAGCACTGGTGAACTATTGCGGTGGATTTTATCAACGCCAGTTCAATTTGTTATTGGCCGCAAATTCTATGCTGGTGCTTACAAAGCAATGTGCCGTGGCTCACCGAACATGGATGTGCTTATTGCTCTAGGGACGAACACAGCTTACTTCTACTCAGTTTACTCGGTTCTTCGAGCAGCTACCTCAGTGAATTACATGTCAACTGATTTCTTTGAGACTAGTTCCATGCTGATATCATTTATCCTTCTTGGAAAGTACCTTGAGATCTTGGCAAAAGGAAAGACCTCCGAAGCTATTGCCAAGCTGATGGATCTTGCACCAGAAACTGCAATACTGTTAATGTATGACCAAGAAGGAAATGTGGTAGGAGAGAAGGAGATTGACAGCAGATTGATTCAGAAAAATGATGTGATCAAAGTAGTCCCAGGTGGAAAAGTTGCTTCTGATGGCTTTGTTATATGGGGCCAGAGCCATGTGAATGAAAGCATGATTACTGGAGAATCACGACCAGTAGCGAAGAGGAAGGGTGACACTGTAATTGGAGGGACGGTGAATGAGAATGGTGTGCTTCATATACGGGCAACATTTGTCGGATCAGAGAGTGCACTGGCACAGATTGTAAGGCTAGTTGAGTCAGCGCAAATAGCAAAAGCTCCTGTCCAGAAGTTTGCTGATCAGATATCTAGAGTCTTTGTCCCCCTG gtgattcttttttctttgcttACTTGGCTCGCATGGTTCGTGGCCGGGAGGCTCCATAGCTACCCTAACTCATGGATACCACCATCCATGGATAGTTTTCAGCTAGCTCTTCAGTTTGGGATATCGGTTATGGTGATTGCCTGTCCTTGCGCCCTAGGACTTGCAACTCCAACTGCTGTGATGGTTGCAACTGGAGTTGGTGCCTCGCAAGGCGTTCTGATCAAGGGTGGGCAGGCTCTGGAGAGTGCACAGAAG GTCGACTGCATCGTTTTTGACAAGACAGGGACACTAACCATCGGGAAGCCTGTCGTTGTTGACACAAGGCTTCTCAAAAACATGGTCTTGCGTGAATTCTATGACTATGCTGCTGCGGCAGAG ATAAACAGTGAGCACCCACTGGCGAAAGCGATAGTGGAGCATGCAAAAAAGTTGCATCCAGAAGAAAACCACATTTGGCCTGAAGCAAGAAATTTCATTTCAGTAACTGGGTATGGTGTCAAGGCAGAAGTTAGTGACAAGAGTGTCATTGTGGGCAACAAGAGCTTTATGTTGTCATCCGACATTGATATTCCCTCAGAAACTTTGGAAATACTCAtggaagaagaggagagggcAAGGACAGGGATTATTGTGGCTATGGATCGAGAAGTTGTGGGCATAATCTCTGTGTCTGACCCGATCAAACCAAATGCCCATGAAGTGATATCATACCTCAAATCCATGAATATCGAGAGTATAATGGTGACTGGTGACAACTGGGGGACAGCTAATGCTATCGGCAAAGAAGTTGGGATCCAAAAGATCATTGCCGAAGCGAAACCAGAGCAGAAGGCTGAGATGGTGAAGGAACTTCAG CTGTCTGGACGAACCGTGGCAATGGTTGGTGATGGAATCAACGACTCCCCAGCACTGGTGTCAGCTGACGTGGGTCTGGCGATCGGCGCAGGAACAGATGTTGCTATTGAAGCTGCCGACATTGTTCTCATGAAGAGCAACCtggaggatgtgatcactgccATTGATCTGTCCAGGAAAACCTTCTTCCGCATACGGATGAACTACGTCTGGGCGCTCGGCTACAACGTAATCGGCATACCAATTGCTGCAGGGGTGCTGTTCCCGTCCAGCAGGTTCCGCTTGCCGCCGTGGGTTGCCGGCGCTGCAATGGCAGCCTCGTCTGTCAGTGTCGTCTGTTGGTCCCTGCTACTGAGGTACTACAAGAGTCCAAAGATTGTTAGCAGTTGA
- the LOC120642741 gene encoding probable phospholipid hydroperoxide glutathione peroxidase 6, mitochondrial — MAAASSATSVHDFTVKDASGKDVDLSTYKGKVLLIVNVASQCGLTNSNYTELAQLYEKYKDQGFEILAFPCNQFGGQEPGTNEEIVQFACTRFKAEYPIFDKVDVNGSNATPLYKFLKSSKGGLFGDSIKWNFSKFLVDKEGRVVDRYAPTTSPLSIEKDIKKLLGSS; from the exons ATGGCCGCCGCGTCGTCCGCCACCTCCGTCCACGACTTCACCGTCAAG GATGCGAGCGGGAAGGACGTTGACCTCAGCACCTACAAGGGCAAGGTTCTCCTCATCGTCAACGTTGCATCCCAGTG TGGATTAACTAACTCCAACTACACCGAGTTGGCCCAGCTCTATGAGAAGTACAAGGACCAAG GCTTTGAGATCCTCGCTTTTCCATGCAACCAGTTTGGTGGGCAGGAGCCTGGCACCAATGAGGAAATTGTCCAATTTGCCTGCACACGCTTCAAGGCTGAGTACCCCATCTTTGACAAG GTTGACGTCAACGGTAGCAATGCCACACCCCTCTACAAGTTCCTGAAGTCTAGCAAGGGTGGCCTGTTCGGTGACAGCATCAAGTGGAACTTCTCCAAGTTCTTGGTTGACAAGGAGGGGCGCGTTGTGGATCGCTACGCTCCGACCACTTCCCCTCTGAGCATTGAG AAGGACATCAAGAAGCTGCTTGGGAGCTCTTAA
- the LOC120642742 gene encoding putative cis-zeatin O-glucosyltransferase, giving the protein MACSDEQNKLDRVKSEISMESVAVVAVPFPAQGHLNGMLHLSLQLASRGLPVHYAAPAAHVRQARTRVHGWGDDALRRVEFHELAVPAYASPPPDPAAPSPFPSHLIPMAEAFAASARAPVAGLLRRISAGARRVVVLYDRLSSFAAPAAAGIPNGEAYCLQCVAASFDASWTDAGQRLLRAIGLDAPPPAACLPRELVEYIVRTQGDGQSPAFAGVIMNTCRAIEGSELINVVASDPEYRGKNVFVVGPMNPLLDATARVPGGPTTTRHRCLDWLDEQPPASVLYVSFGTTSSLTAEQVVELAVALRDSKQRFVWVLRDADRGVVREEAVEESRHARFLSEFTEQVRGTGLVVTTWAPQLEILAHGATAAFMSHCGWNSAMESLSHGKPMLAWPMHSDQPLVAELVCKHLQAGVMVRPWEQHGAVTPAGAIREVISKVMTCDEGVAVREKANALGESIRASVAEGGSSRKDLDNFITYITR; this is encoded by the coding sequence ATGGCATGCTCAGACGAACAAAACAAGCTCGATCGAGTCAAATCTGAAATCTCCATGGAATCCGTCGCCGTCGTGGCGGTGCCGTTCCCGGCGCAGGGCCACCTCAACGGGATGCTGCACCTGTCGCTGCAGCTCGCCTCGCGGGGGCTCCCCGTGCACTacgcggcgcccgcggcccaCGTCCGCCAGGCGCGCACGCGCGTGCACGGCTGGGGCGACGACGCCCTCCGCCGCGTCGAGTTCCACGAGCTCGCCGTCCCCGCGtacgcctccccgccgccggacccGGCCGCGCCCTCGCCGTTCCCGTCCCACCTCATCCCCATGGCCGAGGCCTTCgccgcgagcgcgcgcgccccgGTCGCCGGACTGCTCCGGAGGATCTCCGCGGGCGCCCGCCGCGTGGTCGTCCTGTACGACCGCCTCAGCTCCTtcgccgcgcccgcggcggcggggatcccGAACGGCGAGGCGTACTGCCTGCAGTGCGTGGCCGCGTCCTTCGACGCGTCGTGGACGGACGCCGGGCAGCGGCTCCTGCGCGCGATCGGGCTCGACGCCCCGCCTCCGGCCGCCTGCTTGCCGAGGGAGCTCGTCGAGTACATCGTCCGGACGCAGGGAGACGGGCAGAGTCCGGCCTTCGCCGGAGTGATCATGAACACGTGCCGCGCGATTGAGGGATCGGAGCTCATCAACGTGGTGGCCAGTGATCCGGAGTACCGCGGCAAGAACGTTTTCGTTGTCGGGCCCATGAACCCGCTGCTCGATGCGACCGCACGGGTACCGGGAGgcccgacgacgacgcggcACCGCTGCCTGGATTGGCTCGACGAGCAGCCGCCGGCGTCGGTGCTGTACGTGTCGTTCGGCACGACGTCGTCGCTCACCGCGGAGCAAGTCGTGGAGCTCGCCGTGGCGCTGCGCGACAGCAAGCAGCGGTTCGTGTGGGTTCTGCGCGACGCCGATCGCGGCGTGGTGCGTGAGGAAGCCGTGGAGGAGAGCCGGCACGCCAGGTTCCTGTCCGAGTTCACCGAGCAAGTCCGAGGCACGGGGTTGGTGGTCACCACGTGGGCGCCGCAGCTGGAGATCCTGGCTcacggcgccacggcggcgttcATGAGCCACTGCGGCTGGAACTCGGCCATGGAGAGCCTGAGCCACGGCAAGCCGATGCTCGCCTGGCCCATGCACTCCGACCAGCCGCTAGTGGCGGAGCTCGTGTGCAAACACCTCCAGGCCGGGGTCATGGTGAGGCCGTGGGAGCAGCACGGTGCGGTCACACCTGCAGGGGCCATCCGCGAGGTGATCAGTAAGGTCATGACATGTGACGAGGGTGTGGCGGTGCGGGAGAAGGCCAATGCACTCGGTGAGTCCATCCGTGCTTCTGTCGCCGAGGGCGGGTCATCGCGGAAGGACCTCGACAACTTCATTACGTACATAACAAGATGA